One segment of Setaria viridis chromosome 4, Setaria_viridis_v4.0, whole genome shotgun sequence DNA contains the following:
- the LOC117853582 gene encoding uncharacterized protein: MAGYLPPGFPFFPPPPPRWAWSPPPPRPSLQLTPPRSSDNSSASSGGIIAGVAISVGAFLLVVTFMCSLCQGYRNSRANAAADAAAAAAALAARPRAPPPALLPPVAWDDDNDEQRLRSRGGDRDTGGRTHRASPAAGLPSFTYNRSVRHNVTGGGGEEAATCSVCLGAFQTGEAVRLLPVCLHLYHVECIDPWLDAHSTCPICRSGTDPNMDGSLLPPV; this comes from the coding sequence ATGGCCGGTTACTTGCCGCCGGgcttccccttctttcctccgcctccgccgcgctggGCGTGgtctccaccaccgccccgACCATCGCTTCAGCTGACGCCGCCGAGGTCCAGTGATAACagctcggcgtcctccggcgGGATCATCGCGGGCGTAGCCATCTCCGTCGGGGCCTTCCTGCTCGTAGTCACCTTCATGTGCAGCCTCTGCCAGGGGTACCGCAACAGCCGCGCCAATGCCgcagccgacgccgccgcggcggctgcagccctcgccgcgcggccgcgggcaccaccaccagcactaCTACCGCCGGTGGCATGGGACGACGATAACGACGAGCAGCGTCtgcgcagccgcggcggcgaccgcgacACCGGCGGCCGCACGCACCGCGCCagcccggcggcgggcctcCCGTCGTTCACGTACAACCGGTCGGTGAGGCACAACGtgacgggcggtggcggcgaggaagcGGCGACGTGCTCCGTGTGCCTCGGCGCGTTCCAGACCGGGGAGGCGGTGCGGCTGCTGCCGGTGTGCCTGCACCTGTACCACGTCGAGTGCATCGATCCGTGGCTGGACGCGCACTCAACGTGCCCGATCTGCCGGTCGGGCACCGACCCCAACATGGACGGCAGCCTGCTGCCGCCGGTTTAG